One window of Synergistaceae bacterium genomic DNA carries:
- a CDS encoding 23S rRNA (pseudouridine(1915)-N(3))-methyltransferase RlmH, producing the protein MIFTHDIMPTLLLKQLYRGSRILAGSPYHKWV; encoded by the coding sequence ATGATCTTTACCCATGATATTATGCCCACTCTCCTCTTAAAGCAGCTCTACCGGGGCTCTAGAATCCTAGCTGGTAGTCCTTATCACAAATGGGTTTAA